The genomic window GTTAATGATGTTGGCTATCCTGTCAGGATGTGCGAACTCATCTCCAGCCTGCGCACCCCCAGTTTTGTTGAGCGGGTTACGGTTCACAACCCCAAGGGTGTTACCAACGCCCGGCGCGCGCTCAAGCAGGCTTTTATTTATCAGAGGGACAATGTCTGCTTCACATTCGTTGAGTTCCTTTCAACCTGTCCGACAAACTGGGGTCTTGCACCGATTCAGGCGGCAAGGTGGCTGGAGGAGAATATGATTCCCTATTATCCGGTAAGGAACTTCAAGACACCGGAAAAACCAGAGGCAAAAGATGCAGATTGAGACGGTATTTGCCGGTTTTGGAGGACAGGGGGTGATGCTTGCCGGCAGGGTCCTGGCTGAGGTGGGGATGAAACTTGGCAAGGAGGTTGTCTGGCTTCCATCGTATGGACCGGAGATGAGGGGAGGGACAGCAAACTGTGTTGTCATCATCGCTGATGAGCCCATCGCATCACCGATTATCGCCCATCCGAGGGATGCTGTTGTTATGAACCGCCCCTCACTTGAGAAGTTCTGCCCGGCGCAGAAGCCAGGGGGATTTGCCATCGTCAACAGTTCACTGATAAACATCAGACCAGAAAGAAATGACCTTAAGGTTGTTGAGGTGCCGGCGAATGAGATAGCGATTGAGGCTGGGAGTGGCAGGGCGGCAAATATGGTGATGCTTGGTGCCTATGTTGGTGCCACCGGGATTGTGCCGCTTGAGGCGCTTCTTGAGCAGGTTAAGGAGGAGTTTGAAGCCAAAGCAAAACTGATACCATTAAACATCAAATGCGTTGAACAGGGCTTTAGAATCGGGCAGGAGGCTTTAAAAACCTCAAAATAGAAAAATCCATATAAATTACAACCAAGGATACCATATAGGATATTATTCGGTGACTCACTCAGGGATTTAGTCACCGAGTGACTCGGTATTTCACTTGGTAAGTGAATCAGGGTTTCAATCCTTGAGTCAACCCTTTATTCATTGGGTAAATCATTCTCTGTCTTATTCAGTGTTTGATACCCTGATTCTATCTCCCTGTAATTCAGAGAGTTAAATAGTGAATGATTCAGGGATTAAATTACCCTGTGATTCTGGGTGTGACTCAGGGGGTGACCCCCCGGGTCACCCCCTGAGTGATTCCCTGGGTGGTATCATATGCAATTAAGGGTTAAGAATGATTTAGACCGTTCATCAGCGCAGGGTATAAGAGATTGGCTGGGGAGCAGGTTAATGGTGAGCTCTTTTTCTATCACATTGATTTTGAATCGGATAGGTAAAAAGGAGAGTCTAATCTATTGATGTGTGAAGTTGAAAGACAACCTCTGGAAACAAAGGCCAAAAAGGGTCCGGTAACTTTGTTGACCGAAAGGGTGGCAGAGCTTGAGGCTGGTGTGAAGAGCCTGAAGAATGATTATCTGCGCGCTTTGGCAGATTTTGACAACTTTCGGAAGCGGACCGAGCGGGATATTGAGATGAAAAGGCAGGCGGGTGTGGAGGCGCTTTTTGCCGATTTGTTGCCGGTCCTTGATAATTTTGAACGGGCGCTTGGTGCACCGAGTGATAATATTGATGGTATTAAGAAGGGCATTGAGCTGATACATAAGGAGTTATGCGCGGTGCTCAAGAGGCACGGGCTTAATGAGTTTTCCTGTCAGGGTCAGGTTTTTGACCCGAAGCGGGCAGAGGCGATTGGCTTTGTTGAGTGCGAAGAAAAGGATGCCAATCTGGTGGTTGAGGAGTTGTGCAAGGGTTATGAGTTCTCGGGCAGGGTGATAAGACCGGCGCGGGTGAAGGTGGGGAGAGCCAAGTTAGAGTCGGGTGAGGATAAGGCAGGGAAAGAAGGGGAAATCGCCCAGTAGGTAAAAGGAGTCTAATAGGGTGATAAAGATTTGGAAATTCACCTTCTTTATGAAAGGAGGAAAATGTGAGTAAGGTTATTGGTATTGATCTGGGAACGACATTCTCCTGTGTGGCGGTGATGGAGCGTGGTCAGCCGGTTGTTATACCCAATCCTGAGGGTGGCAGGACCACGCCTTCGGTTGTTGCCTTGGGCAAGGAGCGGCTTGTTGGCACCCTTGCCAAGCGCCAGGCGGTGATTAATCCGGAGTCAACCATCTATTCAATCAAGCGTTTTATGGGCAGGCGGTATTCTGAGGTCAGTGAGGAGATTAAGCGGGTGCCCTTCCGGGTGGTTGAGTCGGCAAACGGTGATGCCTGGGTTGAGGTTGATGGCAAGCGCTATTCACCCCCTGAGATTTCCGCGATGATTCTCTCCTATCTGAAAAAGGCGGCAGAGGCATATTTAGGTGAGGCGGTGACCAAGGCGGTTATTACCGTTCCTGCCTATTTTAACGACTCCCAGCGTCAGGCAACCAAGGATGCCGGTAAGATTGCCGGGCTTGATGTGTTAAGAATCATCAATGAGCCCACCGCAGCCTCACTGGCTTATGGTCTGGACAAGAAGCGCTCAGAGCGGATTGCGGTGTACGACCTTGGCGGCGGCACATTTGACATCTCTATCCTTGAGATTGGTGAGGGTGTTTTTGAGGTGCGTTCAACCAATGGTGATACCCATTTGGGTGGGGATGATTTTGACCAGCGGGTGATGGACTGGATTATCAGCGAGTTCAGAAAGGAGCACGGGATAGACCTTTCCAAGGACAAGACCGCATTGCAGCGGATTAAGGAGGCGGCAGAGAAGGCGAAGTGTGAGCTTTCCACCTCTATGGAGACCACCATCAGTCTGCCGTTTATCTATGCCGATGAGAAAAGGGGCCCCCTCCACATTGACTATCGGCTGACAAGGGCAAAACTGGAGGCGCTGGTTGAGGACCTAATCCAGCGCACATTCGGGCCGGTCAAGCAGGCGCTTGAGGATGCCAAGCTGACACCAAGGGATATTGATGAGGTGATTTTGGTTGGCGGTCAGACGAGGATGCCGCGGGTTCAGCAGCTGGTGCGGGACTTCTTTGGCAAGGAGCCGCACAAAGGGATAAATCCAGATGAGGTGGTGGCGATAGGTGCGGCGATTCAGGGTGCGGTTCTTGCCGGTGAGGTCAAGGATGTGGTTCTTTTGGATGTGACACCGCTTTCACTTGGGATTGAGACTGCGGGCGGGGTATTTACCAAAATCATTGAGCGCAACACCACCATTCCCACAAGGAAGAGTCAGATTTTCACCACGGTTGAGGACAATCAGACCACCGTCCGGATACATGTGCTTCAGGGCGAGCGGGAGATGGCGGCAGACAATCGCACATTAGGGATGTTTGACCTGGTGGGAATCACACCGGCACCAAGAGGGATTCCCCAGATTGAGGTGACATTTGACATTGATGCCGATGGTATTCTCCATGTTACCGCCAAGGACAAGCTGACCGGGAAGGAGCAGAGCATCAGGATTACCGCATCATCCGGTCTTTCCAAAGAGGAGATTGACCGGATGGTGAGCGAGGCGCAGGCGCACGCTGCAGAGGACCGCAGGCGCAGGGAGCTTGTTGACAGCCGCAATCGTGCCGATACCATTATCTATCAAACTGAGCGCACCCTGAAGGATTTGGGTGAGCGGGTGCCGGCTGATGATAGAAGGCAGATTGAGGCGGCGATTGCTAAGTTAAAAGAGGTGATGAAGGGCGAGGACAAAGGTGCGATTGATGCGGCTATTGCTGATTTGCAGAGGGTGACCGCAAGTATGGGTGAGCGGCTTTATCGTCAGCAGGCAGGAGCTGGTGGTGAAGAGAAGGGTGGCTCAGGTCAGGATAAAAAGGTAGAGGCTGATTACACGGTAATTGACGACGAAGGTAAGAAATAAAAGGAGGCTGGTTTAGAACTGAAGGTTTTAAGGAGGTGTGTTCTTAAAGCCGATTGAAATGTCGGCTTAGTTAATAATGCCTCAGACAAAAAGGGACTATTATGAGGTCCTGGGCGTTTCCCGTAATGCCACACAGGAGGAGATAAAGAGCGCCTACCGCCGGCTCGCAAAAGAGTATCACCCTGACCGCAACCCGGAAAACAGAAAAGAGGCTGAGGAGAAGTTTAAGGAGCTCTCTGAGGCTTATGAGGTTCTGGCTGACCCAGAAAAGCGCCGGATTTATGACACCTATGGACATGAAGGGGTTTCTTCTCAGTTTGGTCCTGGTGGCTTTGATTTCCGGCGTCACTTTACCCACGAGGAGGACCTTGAGGATATCTTTGGTGATATCTTGCGCGGGTTTGGCGGGGGGGCAGGGAGCCTGTTTGATTTGCTCTTTGGTTCTGAAGAAAGAAGGGCAACCAGGCGCCAGACTCGGGGAAGGGATATTATCATCAGGATGCGTTTGAGCCTGGAGGAGATTGCGAGCGGTGTGACTAAAGAGGTAAGGTTTTCCCGTTACGAGGTGTGTCCTGACTGTCGGGGTGCTGGCGGCTCAGGTCGGGTTAATTGCGGGACTTGCGGTGGTACCGGCAGGATCAGGCGGCAGACCAGTTCGATATTCGGGCAGTTTGTTCAGGTATCAACCTGTCCAGATTGTGGGGGGACTGGTGAACGGGTGAAAAGTTTGTGCCCGCGCTGCAATGGGGAAGGCAGGATAAGGCAGAGTAGAACCTTAAAGGTAAGAATTCCCGCTGGAGTAATGCCAGGAATGCCGATTGTCCTTCACAATGAAGGGCATTGGGGTCCGGGTGGGAGTGGTGATGTGGTGATAGAGGTGGAGGAGAAGGAGCATCCGCTTTTTGTTCGGGATGGGGACAATGTGATTGTGGAGGTGCCGATTTCAATTCCGGTTGCGGTGTTGGGAGGTAGGATTAGGGTGCCAACATTGAACGGGATTAAAGAGGTGGAGATACCGGCAGGGACAAATTCAGGGACAGTTTTTAGGTTGCGGGGACAGGGGATAAAGAGGATGGAGGGTGGTAGCGGTGACCTGTTGGTGAGGGTGGTGGTTCATATCCCCAAACATCTCAGCCAGAAGGAGCGGGCGCTTTACAAGCAACTGACTGAGATTCAGTCAGAACCGGTGCCCGAGCCAAGAAAGCCTGTGGGTTCATAATGGAGTATTTCTATCTTCAAGAGGTGAGTTTTGAAAAAGGGGAGGCGGTGATCACTGGACAGGAGGCAAGGCATATCGCCAAGGTTTTACGACATAAACCCGGTGACGAGATTTTTGGCACAAATGGTAGAGGGGATGAGTTCAGGATGGTAATTAAGGGTATCAAACCGGACAGGGTTTTGGTGCAGGTGCTCGAGAGAAGAAATGGGCAAAGGGAACCGGCACATAGGTTGACACTGGCTCCAGCGGTTTTGAAAGGGGATAAACTTAGTTTCGTGGTTGAGGCGGTGACTGAATTAGGGGTTAGTGAAATAGTTCCCTTTTTCAGTTCACGGGTGATTGGCAGGATGGGCGAGAGGAAGTTGCAGCGGCTTCGGACGGTAGCAATAAGCGGGATGAAGACCGCCTTAAGGACATTTCTGCCCGAGGTAAGACCGGCAGTTGAGTTTGAATCCCTTGTCAGGAGATTTAAGGATTTTGACAGGGTTCTTGTTGCCTATGAAGAGGAGCATGCCACAAGTTTAACGGCGGTTTTAGATTCTAAGGTCAAGTCGCTCCTTTTGGTTATCGGTCCTGAAGGTGGGTTTACAGAGGAAGAGGTGACTGGTATGCGGGAGGCAGGGGCAGCCCTTTTCACCCTTGGTCCAAGGAGACTTCGGGCTGAGACCGCAGCGGTTGCGGCAACGGCACTATGTCTGGGGCTTTTGGGTGATTTAAAATGATGAGCCTAAAGAAAGGAGGTGGAGCGTTTAATGGTAAGTATTACCGTAAGAGAGGGCGAGCCGTATGAGAGTTTTATCAGGCGGTTTCGCCGGGCGTGTGAACAGGCCGGGATCCTGCGCGAATTCAAACGCCGGGAGTATTATGAGAAGCCCAGCGAGCGGCGTAAGCGCAAGATGGCTGAGGCGAGACGCCGGCTCTATCGTAAGCAGATGAGCGAAAGATAAATTATAAGATGTTCGGTAAAGAGGTTGCTGAAATTGGATGAGAAAACGCTAAAGGCGTTAGACTTCTTTCGCATCCGAGAGGAGCTTGTGAGCCTTTGTGAGAGTGAATTGGGAAGGGAGCGGGCGCGAGTATTGGAGCCGGTGCTAACGGAGTTGGAGGTTAAGACTGAGTTTGAGCGAATGGAAGAGTTGATGGCACTTGAGACGGAACCACCTCTGTCAGGAGTGGGCGATGTTCGGGGACTATTGCGAAGGGTGGAGGCAGGAGGTGTTCTTACACCTACTGAACTGTGGCAGGTGCGAAAGGTGTGCGAGCAGTTTGAGTTGTGCGAGCAGTTTTTCCGGCGTCACCAAGAAAGAATCACTGCACTTAAACCAATCGTTAATGAAATAGTGGGGCTATATCAGTTAAAAAAGGCAATTGACCAGGCGATTGATGAGTCTGGTGCGGTCAAAGACAATGCGAGCCCAAGATTGAAGGAAATAAGAGCGGAGTTGCGGGAACGGCGCAATCAACTGGTGGAGCGTCTGGAGCGAATGATGGAGAGAAATCCCGAGAGATTCGAAGGACCGGTGATGGTGCGAAGAGAAAGATTTGTTCTGCCGGTAAAACTGGAGGCAAAAAACCAAGTGCCAGGTGTTGTCCATTCATTATCTGCCAGCGGTCAGACGGTGTTTGTGGAACCATTGGAGAGCATTGATGAGCAGAATAGGTTGCAGGAGTTGCGGGATGCTGAGACTGAGGAGGTTGAGCGGATTCGGCGGGAACTTTCGGCATTCGTCTTCAATTATCGAGAGGAGATCGACACCGGTCTAATGGCGATGGCAGCTCTGGATTTGCTTTTGGCGAAGTGCCGATTTGCAAAGAGGTTTGGTTGTCTCCGCCCGATAATTGATAATGCCCGACTGGAGATTGTTCGGGCAAAACATCCATTGTTGGTTCTCCATAAGACCAATGTGGTGCCGCTTGATTTCATCTTACCAGACCGAACAAAGGTTGTGCTTGTTTCCGGACCAAACGCCGGTGGCAAAACGGTGGTGTTAAAGACGATAGGGTTATGCAGCGTGCTTTTGAAATGCGGAATGTTTGTGCCGGCAGCCGTGGGGACGAGGTTGCCGCTTTTTGAAAGGATTTATGCGGATATCGGTGATGAGCAGTCCTTGGAGGCGGATATATCGTCGTTTACTGCCCATCTCATTAGACTGAATGAGGTCTTGGCGAGTGCTGATGCGCGCACCTTAGTTTTAATCGATGAGATTGGGGCGGCAACCGCGCCGGAGGAAGGTTCGGCGCTGGCGTTTGCTATTCTCGAGGAACTACGCGACCGGGGTGTATGCACAATTGCTACAACCCATTTTAACAGTCTAAAGGTTTTTGTGCAGAATGAAGCGGGGATGGCTAACGCAGGAATGGAGTTCAGGAACGGTCCGACCTATCGGTTGATAATGGGTATACCGGGTGAGTCAAGTGCCTTTGAGATTGCTGAACGTTCGGGTTTGCCCCTAAGAATAATTATACGGGCAAAGGAGCGGATGGGAAAGGAATGGGTGGATTTCAAGGTTAAGCTGCAACAACTGGATGAGGAACTTAGGGAGATGGCAAAGGAGAGACAAGAGATAGATAGGAATAAGACGAAGGTGAACGAAATGGTTCAGGTTTACGAAAAAAGGTTGAGGGAGTTTGAGGAGTGGCAGGCGCGAGAGCGAAATAGGTTTATAACCGAGCAGGAACGGCTGTTGAAGGAGATGAGACGGCAGGTTGAAAATCTGGTGAGGGAGTTGCGTGAGCGCCAGGCAGACCATGAAAGTATTGTCCGGGCAAAACGGTTCATTGAGGAGAAACTTGATAAAATAGAGTCCGAGAGACAGGAGATATTACCAGTGCAAACCGTGTCTGCGTTTGGTGTTGGTGATATTGTCGAGTCCCTCCTTTTTCATCGTCGGGGGAAAGTGGTCGCAGTGAATGGTGAACGGGCGGTCGTGGAGTTTGGAAACATCAAACTTGAGGTTGAGACCGGCATTCTGAGATTGGCTGCTGAAAAGGATTCAAGGCAGACAGAGGTCAGGGTTGAGGAGTTTGAGTTTGTTCCGAGGTTGAATATCCGGGGTATGACAAAGGAAGAGGCGGAGATGGCGGTGAGTAAATTCTTAGATGAGGCAATGAATGTAGGGGCCACAGAGTTAGCGATTCTCCACGGGAAAGGGACGGGTGCTCTTAGGCAGATGCTCTGGCGGCGATTGCGTAAGGATGCCCGGGTAGCGGAAATCAGGTTTGCTGAACCATCAGCAGGTGGAACTGGGGTAACGGTTCTAAGACTCCGAGGTGAAAGTGATTAAACCCGAGGTAATTGAGCGGATTCGCCAAGAGACAGATATCGTGGAACTAATCGGCAGCTATTTGCCATTGAAGAAGGTGGGGAGAAATTACCGAGGGCTTTGTCCATTTCATTCTGAACGCTCGCCTTCATTCTATGTTAGTCCTGAACGCCAGGCTTATCATTGCTTTGGATGTGGGGCTGGGGGAACGGTAATTACCTTTGTTATGCAGTTTGAAAAATTGGATTTTCCTGATGCTGTGCGGTTACTTGCGAAAAGGCTGGGGCTAAAGGTTGAGGAGGAAACGGTTAGCGGTGAAAAACAAATACTATACGAGACTTGCGAAAAGGCGGCAAGGTTCTTTGAGCAAATGCTTAAAAAATCAGATGTTGCCCAAAGGTATCTTGAGAAACGGGGTTTGAAGGAGACGACGGTAAAGCGGTTTCGGATTGGCTTTGCTCCTGGAGGCAATGCTTTGCGCGGGACGGGGAGCAAATTAGGATTAGGAGAAAAGGCTTTGTTAGAAGCCGGGCTGCTTATAAAACGGGATAATGGCTTGATAGATTATTTTCGGGAACGAATAATCTTTCCGATATTTTCCCTTTCCGGTAAGGTGATAGGTTTCGGTGGAAGGGTATTGGATAATAGTGAACCCAAATATCTTAATTCTCCAGACAGCCGAATATTCCGCAAGGGGGAAATTCTCTATGGAATTTTTCAAGCCAAGGGATACATCCGCGAGGCCGTGCCGATTCTTGTTGAGGGCAATTTCGACCTCCTTTCTTTAGTTGACAAGGGAATAAACAATTGTGTTGCTAGCCTCGGGACCGCGCTGACGCAAGAGCAGGCGTTGCTGATTGGTCGCTATAACCGACAGGTGGTGTTGTGCTATGACGGCGATGAGGCCGGGGAGAAGGCGTGTCGTCGCTCAATTGAGACGCTCCTGCGGGCAGGGGTGGATCCCCAGATTATGGTTTTACCTCGAGGCGATGACCCAGATAGTTATATCCAAAAATTTGGTAAAGATGCATTTCTTCGGCAAGTCGATAATGTCATTGACTTTGTTGACTTTGTTATTAGAGGGAGAAGATTGGATACGGTTGCCCAAAAGCGGTCTGCTATTAGTGAACTGGGCGCCATTGTGGAGGCGATTGCTGATGATGTTACCCGAGAGTTGTACGCCAACCTTATTGCGAAAAAATTTGGAATAAGTCAATCACAACTCCTCCCGCGGAGTGAGGGGCGTCAAAGTGCAAGAATCGTCAATCCCACGGTATCAGGTGATTCGATTTTGGCAGAGAACCTGGTGGCGGCAGCGGTCCAGGATAAACACCTCGCCAGTATCGCTCAAGAGTTTTCTTTATACGAAATGGTTGAGGATGAAGTTCTAAGAGGGGTAGCTCGGTTAGTGGGGGAGCATTGGCGAAGCGATTCTTATAAGCCGGCACTCTTGATGGATATTGTGGATGATGAAAGGGCGAGGAGGAAGATTGCAAGATGGCTTTTTGATGGACCGGAGCCGCCAACCGCAGAGAAGTTTCGGGAGCAGATATGCCGCTTACGGGCACGTTGGCTTCAAAGACAGATTGAACTGGCTCATGCAGAAGGAGATGAGGAAAGAGCAGAAATTTTAATTAGGGAAAAGGATCTCTTATTAAGAGAAAAAAGACCCGTTTCGAGAAAGGGGTGATATGGAATGAGAGAAAAGAACAACCAGCGAAAAGAGCAAATTCGAGATAAAAAGAAGACAAAAGGGTTAAAAAAGAACGCAGGCTTTGGAGGGGATACGGCTCAAGTTGAGAGTGGTCAACAGCCGGAGTGGTTAGATAATATTTTAAAAAAAGCAGCGGGCGACCGACGGATTACTTACGAAGAACTTGAGGAGGCGCTGCCTGACGAGGTCTTAATGGCACCTGAAAGGTTAGAGGAGGTGATCGCTTGTCTCGACCGGGAGGGAATCCAGATGGCGGAGAGGCATGTGGATGAGGAGGAGGTGCTTCTTCCTCGTCGTGGACCTAAGCCAGTAGTTCAGCGCACAGATGATCCTACCAAGGCTTATTTCCGCGAACTGGCAAAATTACCCCTTCTCACCCGTGAGGAAGAGGTAAAGTACTCCCGGGAGATGGAAGACGGATACAGGAATCTGATTCAGTATTTATTTGATCCGGTGCCGATGATGATTAGATTGGTTGAGGAGTGCAAGCCTGTTGAGGATGGAACAAGGGCATTGGACCAGATCGCCCGGGTGGAGTTCGAATGTCTTTTTGACAAGAAGGCTTTAGCAAGGGAACGGACGCGATTTATACGGTGTTTGCGGGATATTCGCCGTGCAGCTGAGCGGTTAAAAGAATTACAGGAGAAAAAACTTACTAACAAGATAAAGAAGGAAATCGCTACGCTCAAACACCATGTCTTCAATCGGATTCAGGCACTTTCACTTCAGCACCACATCATTAATAATTTCCTTAACGAATTCAAAGCGGTTGCCAATAAGGCGTTAGAATATCAGGAAAGGTTGGAAAAATTAGAGAAGGAGGGGAGAACCCGGACTCAAGAGGCAAAGGAATTGCGAAAGAAAATCCGAGAGGCAAGGCAGTTTCTTGGCAAAGGTCCTTCCCAACTGAAACGCATATTGACGGAGATGGCTGCCTGTGAAGAAAAAATTCTTGCTGCCCGCGACCGGATGATTGAAGGTAATGTGCGGCTGGTGATATCAATTGCCAAACGTTATATCAATCGGGGACTGGAGTTTGCTGACCTTTTAGAGGAAGGTAATGTCGGTCTGATAAAGGCGGTAGAGAAGTTCAACTATCGGAAAGGCTTTAAGTTTTCAACCTATGCCACTTGGTGGATTAAACAGGCGATTACGCGGGCGATTGCTGATCAATCTCGGACCGTAAGGGTTCCGGCACATATTATCGATGCCATTAACAAAGTAGCGAAGATACAACGTCGCTTCCTCCAGTCCTGTGGTCGGGAGGCGACCACTGCCGAACTGGCGCAGCGTCTTTCAACGCCAAAGGAAAAACTGGAGCAACTGGGCAAGATTGCCCAGTTCGGCATATCAATTGACAAACCGATTGATGAAGAAGGCTCCAGTTTTATCGGCGATTTCATCTACGATGATAAAACAGTCTCCCCTTCACACGATGCTGCAGTAAAGCTCTTGAGGGAAAAGTTAAATGAAGGCTTGAAAACATTGACGCGGCGAGAGGAGAAGGTGCTGAGATTGCGTTTTGGTCTTGGCGACAACTGCCCGCGGACGCTCGAGGAGGTCGGGCAGATTTTCAACATTACCCGAGAGAGGGTTAGGCAGATTGAAGCGAAGGCTTTGCGCAAACTGCGCCACCCGATGCGGCTGAAGGAACTTGAGGAGCTAACTAAGTTACTCCGCTGATGCAATTGGGAATTATTGCTGATACGCATGACAATCTTGATAAGGTCCGTCAAGCGGTAGCACTGTTCAACCGAATTGGAATTAATCAGCTAATCCACTGCGGGGACATTGTTGCCCCATTTGTTCTTAAGGAATTTGGACAGCTAAGATCACCACTGGTACTTATATATGGTAACTGTGACGGTGACCGCAATGCGCTGGCAGAGGTGGCGAATAAACTCGGCTTCAGGATTCAGCTATCCCCTCTTTCCTTGCAGTTTGGCAGTAAGACGGTGGTGGTTACCCATGAACCGACTGATGACTTACCTGATTGCGATTTTTATATTCACGGACACACCCATCGGGTCAGATATGAGCCCGGTAAACCAGTAATTATCAACCCAGGTGAGGCATGTGGGTGGCTTACTGGGAGAAGCACTGCGGCAGTTCTCGATATCGAGAAAACCAAGGTTGAATTTTTTGACCTGTAAATAGAGTGAAACCTGCACCTGGTCTCTATATCGTTTCCACTCCCATAGGTAATCTTGGGGATATCACGCAGCGGGCTTTGGAAACCCTTGCCAATGTTGACGGCATCGTCTGTGAAGATACCCGTCGTACCGGTCTGCTTTTGAGACATTTCCGAATTCAAAACCGCTTGATTTCCTATCACGAATACAACAAGCTCCGTCGGACTCCGGAGATTCTTGAACTTTTGTCAAGAGGTCAGGCAATTGCGCTGGTAAGTGATGCGGGAACACCTGGTATCTCTGACCCCGGTTTTTATCTGATCAGGGCAGCAATTGAGAAGGGATTCAGAATAATACCGGTTCCCGGTGCATCGGCGTTATTGGCAGCACTGGTAGTTTCAGGACTGCCTTCGGACAGGTTCGCTTTTGAAGGATTTTTACCCAAGCGCGCAGGTAGAAGGCGAAAGCGCTTGTTGGCGCTTGCCCAAGAGGAAAGGACGATGGTTTTCTGTGAATCGGCGCGGCGGGTTAAGCGCTTCCTCAGCGAGGCAAAAGAACTGTGGGGAGACCGAAAGGCGGTTGTTTGTCGGGAGTTAACGAAGAAATTTGAGGAGGTGTTGCGCGGTTCGGTGTCGCAATTACTTGAGCAGCTGGCAGAAAGAGAATTGAAGGGTGAGGTGATGGTGGTTATCGCTGGGTATGAGAAAAGAGACTAAGGACAAAGGTAGAAGGATTTTGAGGCCGGTTGTCTTGTTGTTTGCTCGTTTGGGAATTAGCCCGAGTAGCGTGACGCTTGCAGCTATTCCTTTAAGCCTCGGCGCCGCATTTCTTTTTAAGTATGGTTTCTTTCCCTGGGCAGGGATTATTACCGGTCTAGTGGGTTTGTGTGATACGATTGATGGAGAGTTGTCCCGGTTAACTGGTAAGACCTCCTCAGCAGGAGCGATTCTGGATTCCACAATTGACCGCTTGAGCGAGGGGATTATTTTTATCGGCATCGCTTGGTATTATCTGGAGATTAACCACATTTTTGTGTTAATGACCCTCTTGGCGTCACTTTTTTCATTTATGGTGAGCTATGTTCGGGCGCGGTCAGAAGGGGTCGGCAGAGATTGCCAGGT from candidate division WOR-3 bacterium includes these protein-coding regions:
- a CDS encoding 2-oxoacid:acceptor oxidoreductase family protein, which encodes MQIETVFAGFGGQGVMLAGRVLAEVGMKLGKEVVWLPSYGPEMRGGTANCVVIIADEPIASPIIAHPRDAVVMNRPSLEKFCPAQKPGGFAIVNSSLINIRPERNDLKVVEVPANEIAIEAGSGRAANMVMLGAYVGATGIVPLEALLEQVKEEFEAKAKLIPLNIKCVEQGFRIGQEALKTSK
- a CDS encoding nucleotide exchange factor GrpE, whose product is MCEVERQPLETKAKKGPVTLLTERVAELEAGVKSLKNDYLRALADFDNFRKRTERDIEMKRQAGVEALFADLLPVLDNFERALGAPSDNIDGIKKGIELIHKELCAVLKRHGLNEFSCQGQVFDPKRAEAIGFVECEEKDANLVVEELCKGYEFSGRVIRPARVKVGRAKLESGEDKAGKEGEIAQ
- the dnaK gene encoding molecular chaperone DnaK, encoding MSKVIGIDLGTTFSCVAVMERGQPVVIPNPEGGRTTPSVVALGKERLVGTLAKRQAVINPESTIYSIKRFMGRRYSEVSEEIKRVPFRVVESANGDAWVEVDGKRYSPPEISAMILSYLKKAAEAYLGEAVTKAVITVPAYFNDSQRQATKDAGKIAGLDVLRIINEPTAASLAYGLDKKRSERIAVYDLGGGTFDISILEIGEGVFEVRSTNGDTHLGGDDFDQRVMDWIISEFRKEHGIDLSKDKTALQRIKEAAEKAKCELSTSMETTISLPFIYADEKRGPLHIDYRLTRAKLEALVEDLIQRTFGPVKQALEDAKLTPRDIDEVILVGGQTRMPRVQQLVRDFFGKEPHKGINPDEVVAIGAAIQGAVLAGEVKDVVLLDVTPLSLGIETAGGVFTKIIERNTTIPTRKSQIFTTVEDNQTTVRIHVLQGEREMAADNRTLGMFDLVGITPAPRGIPQIEVTFDIDADGILHVTAKDKLTGKEQSIRITASSGLSKEEIDRMVSEAQAHAAEDRRRRELVDSRNRADTIIYQTERTLKDLGERVPADDRRQIEAAIAKLKEVMKGEDKGAIDAAIADLQRVTASMGERLYRQQAGAGGEEKGGSGQDKKVEADYTVIDDEGKK
- the dnaJ gene encoding molecular chaperone DnaJ; amino-acid sequence: MPQTKRDYYEVLGVSRNATQEEIKSAYRRLAKEYHPDRNPENRKEAEEKFKELSEAYEVLADPEKRRIYDTYGHEGVSSQFGPGGFDFRRHFTHEEDLEDIFGDILRGFGGGAGSLFDLLFGSEERRATRRQTRGRDIIIRMRLSLEEIASGVTKEVRFSRYEVCPDCRGAGGSGRVNCGTCGGTGRIRRQTSSIFGQFVQVSTCPDCGGTGERVKSLCPRCNGEGRIRQSRTLKVRIPAGVMPGMPIVLHNEGHWGPGGSGDVVIEVEEKEHPLFVRDGDNVIVEVPISIPVAVLGGRIRVPTLNGIKEVEIPAGTNSGTVFRLRGQGIKRMEGGSGDLLVRVVVHIPKHLSQKERALYKQLTEIQSEPVPEPRKPVGS
- a CDS encoding 16S rRNA (uracil(1498)-N(3))-methyltransferase; amino-acid sequence: MEYFYLQEVSFEKGEAVITGQEARHIAKVLRHKPGDEIFGTNGRGDEFRMVIKGIKPDRVLVQVLERRNGQREPAHRLTLAPAVLKGDKLSFVVEAVTELGVSEIVPFFSSRVIGRMGERKLQRLRTVAISGMKTALRTFLPEVRPAVEFESLVRRFKDFDRVLVAYEEEHATSLTAVLDSKVKSLLLVIGPEGGFTEEEVTGMREAGAALFTLGPRRLRAETAAVAATALCLGLLGDLK
- the rpsU gene encoding 30S ribosomal protein S21 → MVSITVREGEPYESFIRRFRRACEQAGILREFKRREYYEKPSERRKRKMAEARRRLYRKQMSER
- a CDS encoding endonuclease MutS2 — translated: MDEKTLKALDFFRIREELVSLCESELGRERARVLEPVLTELEVKTEFERMEELMALETEPPLSGVGDVRGLLRRVEAGGVLTPTELWQVRKVCEQFELCEQFFRRHQERITALKPIVNEIVGLYQLKKAIDQAIDESGAVKDNASPRLKEIRAELRERRNQLVERLERMMERNPERFEGPVMVRRERFVLPVKLEAKNQVPGVVHSLSASGQTVFVEPLESIDEQNRLQELRDAETEEVERIRRELSAFVFNYREEIDTGLMAMAALDLLLAKCRFAKRFGCLRPIIDNARLEIVRAKHPLLVLHKTNVVPLDFILPDRTKVVLVSGPNAGGKTVVLKTIGLCSVLLKCGMFVPAAVGTRLPLFERIYADIGDEQSLEADISSFTAHLIRLNEVLASADARTLVLIDEIGAATAPEEGSALAFAILEELRDRGVCTIATTHFNSLKVFVQNEAGMANAGMEFRNGPTYRLIMGIPGESSAFEIAERSGLPLRIIIRAKERMGKEWVDFKVKLQQLDEELREMAKERQEIDRNKTKVNEMVQVYEKRLREFEEWQARERNRFITEQERLLKEMRRQVENLVRELRERQADHESIVRAKRFIEEKLDKIESERQEILPVQTVSAFGVGDIVESLLFHRRGKVVAVNGERAVVEFGNIKLEVETGILRLAAEKDSRQTEVRVEEFEFVPRLNIRGMTKEEAEMAVSKFLDEAMNVGATELAILHGKGTGALRQMLWRRLRKDARVAEIRFAEPSAGGTGVTVLRLRGESD